The proteins below are encoded in one region of Mycobacterium shinjukuense:
- a CDS encoding SDR family oxidoreductase: protein MSGMLKRKVVVISGVGPGLGTTLAHRCARDGADLVLAARTAERLDDVAKQIIDSGRRAVAVRTDITDDDDVSNLVQATLAAYGRADVLINNAFRVPSMKPLANTAFQHIRDAIELSALGALRLIQAFTPALAESHGAIVNVNSMVIRHSQPKYGAYKMAKSVLLAMSQSLATELGEHGIRVNSVAPGYIWGDTLKGYFEHQAGKYGTTVDQIYQATAAKSDLKRLPTEDEVASAILFLASDLSSGITGQTLDVNCGEYHS from the coding sequence ATGTCCGGGATGCTCAAGCGCAAGGTGGTCGTCATCAGTGGCGTCGGACCGGGGCTGGGCACCACACTGGCGCACCGATGTGCGCGCGACGGCGCGGATCTGGTGCTGGCGGCCCGCACCGCCGAGCGCCTCGACGACGTCGCCAAGCAGATCATCGACTCCGGCCGGCGGGCGGTTGCGGTGCGCACCGACATCACCGACGACGACGATGTCAGCAACCTTGTGCAGGCCACCCTGGCGGCGTACGGCAGGGCCGATGTGCTGATCAACAACGCGTTTCGGGTACCATCGATGAAACCGTTGGCCAACACTGCATTTCAGCACATCCGGGACGCGATCGAGCTCAGCGCGTTGGGGGCGCTGCGACTCATCCAGGCCTTTACGCCCGCGCTCGCGGAGTCTCACGGCGCGATCGTCAACGTCAACTCCATGGTGATCCGGCACTCGCAGCCGAAATACGGCGCCTACAAGATGGCCAAGTCCGTGCTGCTGGCCATGTCACAGTCGCTGGCCACCGAACTGGGCGAGCACGGGATTCGCGTCAATTCCGTTGCACCCGGCTATATCTGGGGTGACACGCTAAAAGGCTACTTCGAGCATCAGGCCGGTAAATACGGCACAACGGTGGATCAGATCTACCAAGCCACGGCGGCTAAATCCGACCTCAAGCGACTGCCCACCGAGGACGAGGTGGCATCGGCGATTCTCTTCCTGGCCAGCGACCTGTCCAGCGGCATCACCGGGCAGACGCTGGATGTCAACTGCGGGGAGTACCACAGCTGA